GATAAAATGGAGAGCTTTCGTCGTAAAATCCTGCTGCATTCTTATTCTCAGGCATTCCCCCGTAGAGTTCGGAAGTAGAAGCCTGGTAGATCCGAGTCTTTTTCTCCAATCCCAAAATCCGAACTGCTTCAAGGATTCTAAGCGTTCCAATTCCATCCACATTCGCTACATATTCCGGAGAGTCAAAGGAAACCTTGACATGAGACATGGCTCCTAGGTTGTAAATCTCATCTGGTTGCACTTCCTGAATGATGCGGATAATGTTGGTGGAGTCGGTCAAATCCCCGTAGTGAAGTGTAAAGTTGACATGACCTTCATGCAGATCCTGATATAAGTGATCGATCCGCTGGGTATTGAATGAGGAGGCACGGCGTTTAATGCCGTGAACTTGGTAGCCTTTTTCAAGGAGCAGTTCCGCCAAATATGAACCATCTTGCCCTGTTATACCTGTAATTAAAGCTGTTTTCATTTTTATTGGAGCACGGAGGCTTTTTTGTTACACGGAGTCTCTCGGGGTTGAACATGGAGGCTCACGGAGTTTTTATTTTTTTGGAACACGGAGTTTCTCGGAGGTAATCACGGCGTCCCACGAAGTATTTTTTTAGTTTTACAGCGTTCCGCTGGGTCTATTCTTGGAGCACGGAGGCTTTTTTGTTACACGGAGTCTCTCAGAGTTTTTATTCTTTTTGGAACACTGAGTTTCACTGAGTTAATCACGGAGTCTCTCGGAATATTTTTTTTAGTTTTACAGAGTTCTGCTGAGTCTATTTTTGGAGCACGGTGGCTCACGGAGTTTTTGTTTTTTTAAATTATAAACCGGTGTATTCCTTTTACAAGACTTTTAGTCCTGAAATTCAACAATAAGCCAATTCTATATCCAGAGAATTTCAAATAAGTTAAAACCTGCGCTTTGTGAACATCAGTAATTTGTTCAACTGTTTTCAACTCCAGAATCACTTGGTTTTCAACGAGTAAATCTATTCTATAGCCACATTCAAGTTTAATATCCTCATAAACTAATGGGACTGGAACCTCGGATTTAACCTCAAAACCTAGCTTTTCCAATTCATATTTAAGACAAGCTTGATAAGCAGATTCAAGAAGGCCTGGGCCAAGTTTAGAATGTACTTTAAAAGCACAATTCAAAATTTGCCCAGTTAGTCCTTCTTTTTCAAGCATGTTTGTTTGGAACAAGGAGTTTAGCTGAGTTAACACGGAGGCTCACTGAGTATTTTTTTTAGTTCCACGGAGTTCAGCGGAGGATTGCACTGAGTCTCTCGGAGTTTTTTTACAACACGAAGTTTTACTAAGTTTATTTGTTTTTACTCTGTGTAACTCCGTGTCTCCTCTGTGGGCCTCTGTGTTCCAAAAAAACGAGCTTGCGAGCATTAGATTTTTACTTCTTTGAATGAGTCCTGATGCTCGAGGAACCATTGATAAGTCTTTCGGATGCCGTCCTCGAGGTTGGTCTTAGCTTTCCAGCCAGCGGAGGTCATTTTGGAGACATCCATGAGTTTACGTGGGGTGCCATCGGGTTTGGTGGAATCCCAGATAATTTCTCCGGTATGTCCGACGATTTTCTGGATCATTTCAGCCAATTCTCTAATCGTCAGGTCTTCTCCCGTACCTACGTTATAAAGGTTATCAGAGAATTTATTTTCCATCGCAAAAACTACAGCGTCTGCTAGGTCTTCCACATATAAAAACTCCCTCATCGGCGTACCACTACCCCACAGGGTCACTGTGGACTTTGGACCATGGACTGTCGACTGGCTTGCCTCATGAAACTTCCGGATCATAGCTGGAAGGACATGGGAGGTTTTTAAGTCGAAATTATCGTATGGACCATATAAATTGGTCGGCATCAAAGAGATGTAGTCTTTTCCAAACTGCTTTCGAATCGCTTCACAAGCTTTGACACCAGTGATTTTTGCTATGGCATACCATTCATTGGTAGGCTCGAGGGAACTGGTCAATAGATATTCTTCTTTGAGTGGCTGAGGAGCCAATTTGGGATAGATGCAGGAAGAACCTAGGAAAATAAATTTCTTAACATCCGCTTTCAAGGAGGCATCGATCAGATTATTTTGAATCTGCATGTTCTCCATCAGAAACTGATAGGGATACTCGTTATTGGCCAAAATCCCTCCTACCCGAGCTGCCGCATCAATGACGACTTCAGGTTTTTCAGTCTCGAAAAAGTTTTTGACAGCTTCCTGATTCCTTAGATCTAGTTCAACCGAAGTTCGCCCAATCAATTGGAGATATCCTTTGGATTCCAAAGCTCTCCAGATGGCGGACCCGACCATTCCTCGATGGCCAGCAATGTAGATTCGGGTTTGAGAGTTCAAGATTTAGTGGAGATAAGGGTAAATGGTTCGGGGTTCGGGGTTCGAGGTTCGAGGTTCGGGGTTTCGAGTTCGGGGTTCGGAGTTCCGAGTTCGGGGTTTAGGGTTCGAGGTTCGGGGTTCGGAGTTTCGAGTTCGGGGTTCGAGGTTCTAGGTTCTGTCCCGATTACTATCGGGATCGGGGTTTAGAATTCTGACCTATAATTAAAGTGATGAATTCAACATCCCTTCAATTACTTGCTCCATATTCATTTTGGCTTTCCAAGCTAGCCTTTGACTTGCTTTTTCTGGATTTGCTTTGGAAATAGCAAGATCAGTTGGTCGCATCAATTCCGAAGATTGCTCCACATGATTTTTCCAATCGAGTCCTAGTTTGGAAAAAGTGGTGGACACGAAATCCTGGAGTGTAAAACTTTGACCCGTTGCAATCAGAAAATCCTCTGGTGTTTCCTGCTGGAGCATTAGCCACATGGCTTCTACATATTCAGGAGCCCAACCCCAATCCCGAGAAATATCCATTCGGCCAAGGATTAATTTTTCCGAGGAGCCTTCCGCAATTCGCTTGGAAGTTTGGATGATTTTTTGGGTTACAAAGCGTTGGGGACGCAAGGGAGATTCATGATTAAATAAGATTCCCGTGCAGGCAAATAGCTGATAGGCTTCCCGGTAATTATTGACCAACCAAGTAGCAGAAGCTTTTGCCAAGGCATAAGGACTTCTGGGTTGAAATGGCGTAGATTCCGTCGCAGGAATCCCCAGGGTATCTCCAAAAGCCTCACTCGAACCTGCATGATACACTTTGACGGGGTAATTCATCATTTTCACTGCCTCCAACAAATTGAGCACTCCGATGGTAAAGCTTTGAATCGTTTCTACGGGCTGCTCGAAGGAAAGTCCGACCGATGATTGTCCGGATAGAAAATAGATTTCGTCCGGCATTGCTTTTTTGATGGTTACCCAAACCGACCTAAAATCCTCCACATCCATGGATACAAGTTGGATTTCTGATTTAATCCCCAAGAAATTCAAGTTTGAAAAAGAATTCCCCTGGGCATCTCTGGACGTTCCCCATACCTCATAGCCTTTTGTTAAAAGCAACTGAGCGAGGTAGGCTCCATCTTGTCCACTGACTCCACAGATTAGGGCGGATTTTCTTTTCAAAGCTAAAGGGTGAAGGTTAAGGGTTATTGGTTATTGGGTTGTTAGTTCGGTCCCGATAGGTATCGGGATCGGATTTCGGTACCGATAGGTATCGGATTCGGAGTTTGAGAATAATAGGAACGAACCCAAAACCTGGATTTTAGAAATATTAGATCAAATCTGGCTTTTCTTTTTCCAGCCTTTCATAGACCTTTTTTACATCTTGGGCTTTTTCACGTTGGAGGACCAGAATGGCATCTTCTGTCTGAATCAAGAGTGTATTTTTCATTCCTGTAAACTCGGTATGGACAGGTGTTCCAATAACCATATTCCCATTTTCATCCTTAGGA
Above is a window of Algoriphagus sanaruensis DNA encoding:
- a CDS encoding GDP-L-fucose synthase family protein, giving the protein MNSQTRIYIAGHRGMVGSAIWRALESKGYLQLIGRTSVELDLRNQEAVKNFFETEKPEVVIDAAARVGGILANNEYPYQFLMENMQIQNNLIDASLKADVKKFIFLGSSCIYPKLAPQPLKEEYLLTSSLEPTNEWYAIAKITGVKACEAIRKQFGKDYISLMPTNLYGPYDNFDLKTSHVLPAMIRKFHEASQSTVHGPKSTVTLWGSGTPMREFLYVEDLADAVVFAMENKFSDNLYNVGTGEDLTIRELAEMIQKIVGHTGEIIWDSTKPDGTPRKLMDVSKMTSAGWKAKTNLEDGIRKTYQWFLEHQDSFKEVKI
- a CDS encoding GxxExxY protein, which produces MLEKEGLTGQILNCAFKVHSKLGPGLLESAYQACLKYELEKLGFEVKSEVPVPLVYEDIKLECGYRIDLLVENQVILELKTVEQITDVHKAQVLTYLKFSGYRIGLLLNFRTKSLVKGIHRFII
- a CDS encoding GDP-mannose 4,6-dehydratase, translated to MKRKSALICGVSGQDGAYLAQLLLTKGYEVWGTSRDAQGNSFSNLNFLGIKSEIQLVSMDVEDFRSVWVTIKKAMPDEIYFLSGQSSVGLSFEQPVETIQSFTIGVLNLLEAVKMMNYPVKVYHAGSSEAFGDTLGIPATESTPFQPRSPYALAKASATWLVNNYREAYQLFACTGILFNHESPLRPQRFVTQKIIQTSKRIAEGSSEKLILGRMDISRDWGWAPEYVEAMWLMLQQETPEDFLIATGQSFTLQDFVSTTFSKLGLDWKNHVEQSSELMRPTDLAISKANPEKASQRLAWKAKMNMEQVIEGMLNSSL